In Corylus avellana chromosome ca2, CavTom2PMs-1.0, the following proteins share a genomic window:
- the LOC132171445 gene encoding probable microtubule-binding protein TANGLED gives MVARTPPKQRKMVAPLNPALLRETVKKVDRCMARLQELQYTVAGGTKVISGVSLSPRSTRGYLRTSLRCKQESARIKNVAAKKSPVGKFPAHSAGEWRRMSLPAMLVGETMGEILHASQFAKEIAAAVVNKTKKTPLDDPKTPVSQRRNQKPRPENTELKARRKREKQTKLQSIRSESDSPSLQRARSRINFKVSPPKFREVEKENNLLIANRVSPKHRPWAKKTVLFPNPLFLSTASSTQQQKFCKTRSPIIGRNKQLQTPHKFLIKSPPSASSKFQVKIKSPPVVSLSPTRPTGLNKKSPKMSTASKLRRSFSPSRLATRLVSPLKSRKGVQKSDGMMSGLKQRQLSTPIRF, from the exons ATGGTTGCGAGAACCCCACCAAAGCAGAGGAAAATGGTAGCCCCTCTCAATCCGGCCCTACTCAGAGAAACCGTAAAGAAG GTGGATAGGTGTATGGCTAGGCTGCAGGAGCTACAGTATACGGTGGCAGGAGGAACAAAAGTGATCTCAGGGGTGAGTCTCAGCCCTCGAAGTACCCGAGGTTATCTGAGGACTAGCCTTAGATGCAAGCAAGAGTCAGCAAG GATCAAGAATGTTGCTGCTAAGAAATCTCCAGTGGGGAAGTTTCCAGCTCATTCAGCAG GGGAGTGGCGTAGAATGTCACTACCAGCAATGCTTGTAGGTGAAACAATGGGAGAAATTCTACACGCAAGCCAATTTGCAAAAGAAATAGCGGCAGCAGTTGttaacaaaaccaagaaaacacCCCTTGACGATCCAAAAACTCCGGTATCTCAACGGAGAAACCAGAAGCCACGACCCGAAAACACAGAATTAAAAGCTAGAAGGAAGAGGGAGAAGCAAACCAAACTGCAATCGATTCGGTCCGAGTCCGATTCGCCCTCGCTTCAAAGGGCTCGATCCCGAATCAACTTCAAGGTTTCACCTCCAAAATTTAGAGaagtggaaaaagaaaacaacctACTCATAGCAAATAGGGTGTCCCCCAAACACAGGCCATGGGCTAAGAAGACTGTTCTTTTCCCCAACCCTTTGTTCCTGTCTACAGCTTCTTCTACACAGCAGCAGAAGTTTTGCAAGACAAGGTCTCCAATCATAGGAAGAAACAAACAGTTGCAGACACCACATAAGTTCTTAATCAAGTCGCCCCCGTCGGCTTCTTCGAAGTTTCAAGTGAAGATCAAGAGCCCACCGGTGGTTTCTCTTTCCCCCACAAGGCCTACAGGATTGAACAAGAAGTCTCCAAAGATGTCAACTGCATCAAAATTGCGCCGGTCTTTCTCTCCTTCAAGACTGGCAACCAGATTGGTGTCTCCATTGAAGAGCAGAAAAGGTGTACAGAAGAGTGATGGGATGATGAGTGGATTAAAACAGCGCCAGCTTTCAACACCAATACGATTCTGA
- the LOC132170687 gene encoding mitogen-activated protein kinase kinase kinase 2-like isoform X2, protein MQDIFGSVRRSLVFRTASPDNEESPSSSPSPLAPTTLVDKINSCIRKSRVFARPSPPPPPIRWRKGELIGCGAFGHVYMGMNLDSGELLAVKQVLIAANTASKEKAQAHIRELEEEVKLLKNLSHPNIVRYLGTVREEETLNILLEFVPGGSISSLLGKFGSFPEAVMRTYTKQLLLGLEYLHKNGIMHRDIKGANILVDNKGCIKLADFGASKQATISGAKSMKGTPYWMAPEVILQTGHSFSADIWSVGCTVIEMATGKPPWSQQYQEVAALFYIGTTKSHPPIPEHLSVEAKDFLLKCLQKEPNSRPTASELLQHPFVTGEQVESHPLFCTSVTENSKTPSPSSATGLEASKLSTCPGSTDLCNLDSLECSAEYPEKSPENKRIWGMNNSDDEMCQIDKDDFTVGEINPCSSLIPGNFKSFNPMCEPSDDWHKLDESLAPEHRGTSSDADEQISEPAAHSGAFGAGEKDFSFPCRPSLSEDDDELTESKITAFLDEKALELTKLQTPLYEEFLNSFPACSQSFVESTRDETTPKYLKLPPKSRSPSRGPTGGPSPAFDALNTGSPGSNSKCVSNIGSASDQSSQDVHSPPLKNRLVDAQQEPSSPSMSFSERQRKWKEELDQELERKREMMRQAGVGGKTSSPKDRALNRQRTRFASPDK, encoded by the exons ATGCAAGACATATTTGGATCAGTCCGCCGATCACTGGTATTTCGTACAGCCTCACCAGACAATGAAGAATCaccttcatcatcaccatcCCCTTTGGCTCCAACCACTCTGGTCGACAAGATCAATTCTTGCATTCGCAAATCCAGAGTCTTCGCCAGACCGTCTCCGCCACCGCCACCGATCCGATGGCGGAAGGGCGAGTTGATTGGCTGCGGCGCGTTCGGGCACGTCTACATGGGCATGAATCTTGATTCCGGAGAGCTCCTAGCGGTGAAACAG GTTCTGATTGCAGCAAATACTGCTTCAAAGGAGAAAGCTCAG GCTCACATCAGGGAGCTCGAGGAGGAAGTGAAGCTACTTAAAAATCTCTCTCATCCAAACATTGTT aGATATTTGGGTACAGTGAGGGAGGAGGAAACCTTGAATATTCTGTTGGAATTTGTGCCGGGTGGATCAATATCTTCACTTCTAGGGAAATTCGGATCTTTCCCTGAGGCT GTTATGAGAACATACACCAAGCAGTTGTTATTAGGACTGGAGTATTTACACAAAAATGGAATCATGCACAGGGACATCAAG gGGGCAAATATTCTTGTAGATAATAAAGGATGCATTAAACTTGCAGATTTTGGTGCATCGAAGCAG GCTACTATTTCAGGCGCCAAGTCTATGAAGGGTACTCCATATTGGATGGCTCCTGAAGTCATTCTCCAGACTGGGCATAGCTT CTCTGCTGATATATGGAGTGTTGGATGTACTGTAATTGAGATGGCTACTGGGAAGCCTCCTTGGAGCCAACAGTACCAAGAG GTTGCTGCTCTCTTCTACATAGGGACAACCAAGTCTCATCCGCCAATCCCTGAACATCTCTCCGTTGAAGCAAAAGATTTTCTGCTGAAATGCTTGCAAAA GGAACCAAATTCGAGGCCTACTGCATCTGAGTTGCTCCAG CATCCCTTTGTTACTGGCGAACAAGTGGAATCTCATCCACTTTTTTGTACTTCTGTCACG GAAAATTCTAAAACCCCTTCCCCGTCAAGTGCCACAGGCCTGGAAGCGTC TAAACTGTCAACCTGCCCTGGCTCAACAGATCTTTGTAATTTGGATAGTCTGGAATGCTCAGCTGAATACCCTGAGAAGTCCCCAGAAAATAAACGTATTTGGGGAATGAACAACAGTGATGATGAGATGTGTCAGATTGACAAAGATGATTTTACGGTGGGGGAAATAAATCCTTGTTCTTCTCTAATTCCTGGGAACTTTAAG AGTTTTAACCCCATGTGTGAGCCCTCTGATGACTGGCACAAATTGGATGAAAGTCTGGCACCGGAACACAGAGGTACAAGTTCAGACGCTGATGAACAAATTTCTGAGCCTGCTGCCCACTCTGGAGCTTTCGGTGCAGGGGAGAAAGATTTTTCGTTTCCTTGCAGACCGTCACTTTCAGAGGATGATGATGAACTTACTGAGTCAAAAATTACAGCCTTTTTGGATGAGAAG GCTCTTGAACTGACGAAACTGCAAACGCCTTTGTATGAAGAGTTTCTCAACAGTTTTCCAGCTTGCTCACAGAGTTTCGTGGAGAGCACACGTGATGAAACTACCCCAAAGTACTTGAAATTACCCCCAAAAAGCAGGTCACCAAGTCGAGGTCCAACTGGTGGTCCATCTCCAGCATTTGATGCTCTTAATACTGGAAGCCCAGGAAGTAATAGCAAGTGTGTGTCAAATATTGGCAGTGCAAGTGATCAAAGTTCACAGGACGTCCATTCACCTCCGCTTAAAAATCGTCTAGTTGATGCTCAGCAGGAGCCAAGTAGCCCAAG TATGAGCTTTTCGGAGAGACAGAGGAAGTGGAAAGAAGAACTTGACCAAGAACTTGAGAGAAAGCGAG AGATGATGCGCCAAGCAGGTGTGGGAGGGAAAACATCGTCTCCAAAGGATCGAGCTTTGAATCGGCAGCGTACAAGGTTTGCATCCCCAGACAAATAA
- the LOC132170687 gene encoding mitogen-activated protein kinase kinase kinase 2-like isoform X1: MQDIFGSVRRSLVFRTASPDNEESPSSSPSPLAPTTLVDKINSCIRKSRVFARPSPPPPPIRWRKGELIGCGAFGHVYMGMNLDSGELLAVKQVLIAANTASKEKAQAHIRELEEEVKLLKNLSHPNIVRYLGTVREEETLNILLEFVPGGSISSLLGKFGSFPEAVMRTYTKQLLLGLEYLHKNGIMHRDIKGANILVDNKGCIKLADFGASKQVVELATISGAKSMKGTPYWMAPEVILQTGHSFSADIWSVGCTVIEMATGKPPWSQQYQEVAALFYIGTTKSHPPIPEHLSVEAKDFLLKCLQKEPNSRPTASELLQHPFVTGEQVESHPLFCTSVTENSKTPSPSSATGLEASKLSTCPGSTDLCNLDSLECSAEYPEKSPENKRIWGMNNSDDEMCQIDKDDFTVGEINPCSSLIPGNFKSFNPMCEPSDDWHKLDESLAPEHRGTSSDADEQISEPAAHSGAFGAGEKDFSFPCRPSLSEDDDELTESKITAFLDEKALELTKLQTPLYEEFLNSFPACSQSFVESTRDETTPKYLKLPPKSRSPSRGPTGGPSPAFDALNTGSPGSNSKCVSNIGSASDQSSQDVHSPPLKNRLVDAQQEPSSPSMSFSERQRKWKEELDQELERKREMMRQAGVGGKTSSPKDRALNRQRTRFASPDK, translated from the exons ATGCAAGACATATTTGGATCAGTCCGCCGATCACTGGTATTTCGTACAGCCTCACCAGACAATGAAGAATCaccttcatcatcaccatcCCCTTTGGCTCCAACCACTCTGGTCGACAAGATCAATTCTTGCATTCGCAAATCCAGAGTCTTCGCCAGACCGTCTCCGCCACCGCCACCGATCCGATGGCGGAAGGGCGAGTTGATTGGCTGCGGCGCGTTCGGGCACGTCTACATGGGCATGAATCTTGATTCCGGAGAGCTCCTAGCGGTGAAACAG GTTCTGATTGCAGCAAATACTGCTTCAAAGGAGAAAGCTCAG GCTCACATCAGGGAGCTCGAGGAGGAAGTGAAGCTACTTAAAAATCTCTCTCATCCAAACATTGTT aGATATTTGGGTACAGTGAGGGAGGAGGAAACCTTGAATATTCTGTTGGAATTTGTGCCGGGTGGATCAATATCTTCACTTCTAGGGAAATTCGGATCTTTCCCTGAGGCT GTTATGAGAACATACACCAAGCAGTTGTTATTAGGACTGGAGTATTTACACAAAAATGGAATCATGCACAGGGACATCAAG gGGGCAAATATTCTTGTAGATAATAAAGGATGCATTAAACTTGCAGATTTTGGTGCATCGAAGCAGGTTGTTGAGCTG GCTACTATTTCAGGCGCCAAGTCTATGAAGGGTACTCCATATTGGATGGCTCCTGAAGTCATTCTCCAGACTGGGCATAGCTT CTCTGCTGATATATGGAGTGTTGGATGTACTGTAATTGAGATGGCTACTGGGAAGCCTCCTTGGAGCCAACAGTACCAAGAG GTTGCTGCTCTCTTCTACATAGGGACAACCAAGTCTCATCCGCCAATCCCTGAACATCTCTCCGTTGAAGCAAAAGATTTTCTGCTGAAATGCTTGCAAAA GGAACCAAATTCGAGGCCTACTGCATCTGAGTTGCTCCAG CATCCCTTTGTTACTGGCGAACAAGTGGAATCTCATCCACTTTTTTGTACTTCTGTCACG GAAAATTCTAAAACCCCTTCCCCGTCAAGTGCCACAGGCCTGGAAGCGTC TAAACTGTCAACCTGCCCTGGCTCAACAGATCTTTGTAATTTGGATAGTCTGGAATGCTCAGCTGAATACCCTGAGAAGTCCCCAGAAAATAAACGTATTTGGGGAATGAACAACAGTGATGATGAGATGTGTCAGATTGACAAAGATGATTTTACGGTGGGGGAAATAAATCCTTGTTCTTCTCTAATTCCTGGGAACTTTAAG AGTTTTAACCCCATGTGTGAGCCCTCTGATGACTGGCACAAATTGGATGAAAGTCTGGCACCGGAACACAGAGGTACAAGTTCAGACGCTGATGAACAAATTTCTGAGCCTGCTGCCCACTCTGGAGCTTTCGGTGCAGGGGAGAAAGATTTTTCGTTTCCTTGCAGACCGTCACTTTCAGAGGATGATGATGAACTTACTGAGTCAAAAATTACAGCCTTTTTGGATGAGAAG GCTCTTGAACTGACGAAACTGCAAACGCCTTTGTATGAAGAGTTTCTCAACAGTTTTCCAGCTTGCTCACAGAGTTTCGTGGAGAGCACACGTGATGAAACTACCCCAAAGTACTTGAAATTACCCCCAAAAAGCAGGTCACCAAGTCGAGGTCCAACTGGTGGTCCATCTCCAGCATTTGATGCTCTTAATACTGGAAGCCCAGGAAGTAATAGCAAGTGTGTGTCAAATATTGGCAGTGCAAGTGATCAAAGTTCACAGGACGTCCATTCACCTCCGCTTAAAAATCGTCTAGTTGATGCTCAGCAGGAGCCAAGTAGCCCAAG TATGAGCTTTTCGGAGAGACAGAGGAAGTGGAAAGAAGAACTTGACCAAGAACTTGAGAGAAAGCGAG AGATGATGCGCCAAGCAGGTGTGGGAGGGAAAACATCGTCTCCAAAGGATCGAGCTTTGAATCGGCAGCGTACAAGGTTTGCATCCCCAGACAAATAA
- the LOC132168615 gene encoding putative UDP-glucuronate:xylan alpha-glucuronosyltransferase 4, with product MASKSAASSSSSQQKSFILYLLLVPLALFFILVLSFTPQPTLTAAICRLQNDDRLNSAARNVNVGLVNVDDTTETTAYELLGLTVSKTKTVNVGFDRVSEDLKWEDFFPEWIDEDEKWGPPKCPEIPMPARAADYGDLDVIIARVPCGGAGEKEKEGIRDVFRLQVNLVVANLVVRSGWVTPDVHRTVYVVFVGSCGPMVEIFRCDDLVMHQGDYWVYKPELRRLKQKVLMPFGTCQLAPSYAETGKEAWRPLSSESTPQKRKHTTHHHQREAYATVLHSSEAYVCGAIALAQSIIRTNSTKDLILLADDSIASNSLRGLRAAGWKIKRIKRILSPFAQKGSYNEWNYSKLRVWQLTDYDKIIFIDADLLVLKNIDKFFVHPQLSAAPNDKTIFNSGVMVIEPSMCVFKDLMEKSFKLGSYNGGDQGFLNEVFTWWHRLPAKLNHLKIYGGGSKDEKHEIPADVYAIHYLGLKPWMCYKEYDCNWDMPDHHPFASDSAHRRWWQVYEAMPKKLQPFCGLSEKMDARVRKWRGKARNAKLPDGHWKIKVNDPRRRRRFVE from the exons ATGGCTTCCAAATCCgccgcttcttcttcttcttcccaacAAAAATCCTTCATTCTCTATCTCCTCCTCGTGCCTCTCGCCCTCTTCTTCATCCTCGTATTATCCTTCACGCCCCAGCCGACCCTCACCGCCGCCATTTGCCGGCTTCAAAATGATGATCGGTTGAATTCTGCCGCAAGAAATGTTAACGTCGGTTTGGTTAACGTAGATGACACGACGGAGACCACTGCATATGAATTACTTGGATTAACGGTGTCAAAGACGAAGACTGTGAACGTTGGTTTTGATCGCGTGAGTGAGGATTTGAAATGGGAGGACTTCTTCCCTGAGTGGATTGATGAAGACGAGAAGTGGGGTCCACCCAAGTGCCCGGAGATTCCAATGCCGGCGAGGGCGGCGGATTACGGCGACCTCGACGTAATTATAGCTAGGGTGCCATGTGGGGGGGCTGgagagaaggaaaaggaagggaTAAGGGATGTGTTTAGGTTGCAGGTTAATTTGGTGGTGGCTAATCTGGTGGTGAGGAGTGGGTGGGTGACGCCTGATGTTCATCGGACGGTGTACGTGGTGTTTGTAGGATCTTGTGGGCCAATGGTGGAGATTTTCAGATGCGATGATCTTGTGATGCATCAGGGGGATTATTGGGTGTATAAGCCTGAGCTGAGGAGGCTGAAGCAGAAGGTGCTCATGCCTTTTGGGACGTGCCAGCTTGCTCCTAGTTATGCAGAGACAG GTAAAGAGGCGTGGAGACCTCTTTCGTCAGAGTCGACCCCACAGAAGCGCAAGCACACCACACACCACCACCAAAGGGAAGCCTACGCAACGGTCCTCCATTCCTCAGAAGCCTACGTTTGCGGCGCAATCGCCTTGGCCCAGAGCATCATCCGCACCAACTCCACCAAAGACTTGATCCTCCTCGCCGACGACTCCATCGCTTCCAACTCCCTCCGGGGCCTGAGAGCCGCCGGATGGAAGATCAAGCGCATCAAGCGCATCCTCAGCCCCTTCGCCCAAAAGGGTTCCTACAACGAGTGGAACTACAGCAAGCTCCGCGTGTGGCAGCTCACCGACTACGACAAAATCATCTTCATAGACGCCGATCTTTTGGTCCTGAAGAACATCGACAAATTTTTCGTCCACCCACAGCTGTCGGCGGCGCCAAATGATAAGACGATTTTTAACTCCGGCGTCATGGTAATTGAACCGTCGATGTGCGTGTTTAAGGACTTGATGGAGAAGAGTTTCAAGCTGGGATCGTATAATGGCGGCGATCAGGGTTTTCTTAACGAAGTTTTCACGTGGTGGCACCGGTTGCCAGCGAAGCTTAATCACCTGAAAATTTACGGAGGTGGGAGCAAAGACGAAAAGCATGAGATTCCGGCGGATGTTTATGCGATACATTATCTGGGGCTGAAGCCATGGATGTGTTATaaggagtatgattgtaattgGGACATGCCGGACCACCATCCTTTTGCTAGCGACTCGGCTCACCGGCGGTGGTGGCAGGTGTACGAAGCGATGCCGAAGAAGCTGCAGCCTTTTTGTGGGCTCTCTGAGAAAATGGATGCCAGGGTGAGGAAGTGGAGAGGGAAAGCTAGAAATGCGAAATTGCCAGATGGGCATTGGAAGATTAAGGTTAATGACCCGAGACGACGACGACGTTTTGTGGAATAa
- the LOC132168616 gene encoding cyclin-P3-1, translated as MTLKSKAVESEIYASLGLDGKQKSVSETPRVVSIISALLQRTINNNEKLLTGSNKKNAVTIFHGSKAPNINIQQYLERIFKYSSCSPSCLVAAYIYLERFIQRTGAYLTSLNVHRLLITSSMVAAKVLDDDCYNNAYYARVGGVSTAEMNRLEMKFLFGVDFRLHVTAEDFLKYSLQLQKEGLDS; from the exons ATGACACTCAAAAGCAAGGCTGTTGAATCAGAGATCTATGCGTCTTTAGGATTGGATGGAAAACAAAAGAGTGTCTCGGAAACTCCCCGAGTTGTTTCAATTATTTCTGCTCTTCTTCAGAGAACGATTAACAACAATGAGAAATTATTGACGGGATCAAACAAAAAGAACGCTGTTACCATCTTCCATGGCTCGAAAGCACCCAATATAAACATTCAACAGTACCTTGAGCGAATTTTCAAGTACTCCAGCTGCAGCCCTTCTTGCCTTGTGGCTGCATACATATACCTCGAAAGATTCATTCAGCGGACAGGTGCTTATCTTACGTCCCTCAATGTTCATCGGCTTCTAATCACGAGCTCTATGGTTGCTGCAAAAGTCCTCGACGACGA CTGTTATAACAATGCCTACTATGCCAGAGTCGGGGGAGTTAGCACTGCAGAAATGAATAGGTTGGAGATGAAGTTTTTATTCGGTGTGGATTTTAGACTGCACGTAACTGCAGAGGACTTTTTGAAGTACTCTCTGCAGCTTCAGAAGGAGGGTCTTGACTCTTGA
- the LOC132170343 gene encoding mitochondrial Rho GTPase 1-like codes for MAKASAGATNPYAKTGVRIVVAGDRGTGKSSLVVTAAAENFPTNVPPVLPPTRLPEDFFPDRVPITIIDTSSRVEDDYKVAEELKRADAVVFTYACDEPTSLERLSTFWLPKLRKLEVKVPVIVVGCKLDLRDENQQVSLEQVMSPIMQQFREIETCIECSALKQIQIPEVFYYAQKAVLHPTGPLFDQETQTLRPRCVRALKRIFILCDHDRDGALSDAELNDFQVKCFNAPLQPSEIVGVKRVVSEKLPEGVNERGLTLTGFLFLHALFIEKGRLETTWTVLRKFGYNNDIKLAEDLIPSTSKRAPDQTVELTNEAIEYLRGIFELYCTDPEGELGPHEIGDIFSTAAESPWEREPYTDVAQKNAFGGLSLDAFLSKWALMTFLDPALSMENMIYVGYPGDPLSAFRVTRKRRLDRKKQQTDRNVFQCFVFGPKKAGKSALLNSFIGRYFSDKYTSTVEEHYTVNVVDEPRGTKKTLILREIPEDGVGKLLSDKESLAACDVAVFVHDSSNAFSWERATELLVEVASHGEDTGFEVPCLIVAAKDDLDSFPMAIQNSTRVSQDMGIEAPIPISSKLGDLNNIFRRIVSAAEHPHLSIPETEAGRSRKQYHRLINRSLMVFSVGAAVAIVGLAAYRVYAARKNSS; via the exons ATGGCGAAAGCTTCAGCTGGAGCTACGAACCCGTACGCCAAGACCGGGGTGCGAATCGTGGTAGCCGGGGACCGAGGCACCGGGAAATCGAGCCTGGTTGTGACTGCGGCGGCCGAGAACTTCCCGACTAATGTGCCGCCCGTGTTGCCGCCGACGAGGCTGCCGGAGGATTTCTTCCCCGACCGTGTGCCCATTACGATCATCGACACTTCGTCTCG TGTGGAGGATGATTATAAAGTTGCCGAAGAATTGAAGCGGGCTGATGCAGTTGTGTTTACTTACGCGTGTGATGAGCCTACATCACTTGAACGATTGAGTACTTTCTGGCTTCCGAAACTTCGTAAACTAGAG GTGAAAGTCCCGGTTATAGTGGTAGGTTGTAAGCTGGATTTGAGAGATGAGAACCAGCAGGTGAGCCTGGAGCAGGTGATGTCACCAATAATGCAACAATTTCGTGAGATTGAAACTTGCATTGAATGTTCAGCGCTTAAACAAATTCAG atCCCTGAAGTTTTCTACTACGCACAAAAAGCTGTGCTTCATCCAACAGGGCCACTATTTGATCAGGAAACACAGACTTTGAGGCCCAGATGTGTTCGAGCCTTGAAGCGGATATTTATTCTTTGTGACCATGATAGGGACGGTGCCCTCAGTGACGCAGAGTTGAATGATTTTCAG GTCAAATGTTTCAATGCTCCATTACAACCTTCCGAAATAGTAGGTGTTAAGAGGGTTGTCTCAGAAAAATTGCCTGAAGGAGTTAATGAACGTGGGCTTACTTTGACGGGTTTCCTCTTTCTTCATGCACTATTCATAGAAAAAGGGCGTCTTGAGACAACATGGACTGTTCTAAGAAAATTTGGATACAACAATGATATCAAACTTGCAGAGGATCTCATCCCATCAACTTCCAAACGAGCTCCCGATCAG ACTGTGGAGCTGACAAATGAAGCCATTGAGTATCTGAGGGGAATCTTTGAATTGTATTGTACAGATCCT GAAGGGGAGCTGGGACCTCATGAAATTGGCGATATATTTTCTACTGCTGCAGAAAG TCCTTGGGAGAGAGAGCCATACACGGATGTTGCACAGAAAAATGCATTTGGAGGGTTATCTCTTGATGCCTTTTTGTCAAAG TGGGCCTTGATGACATTTCTAGACCCAGCTTTGAGCATGGAGAATATGATATATGTCGGTTATCCTGGTGATCCTTTATCTGCATTCCGTGTTACTAGAAAAAGGCGTTTGGATCGGAAGAAGCAACAGACAGACAGAAATGTTTTccagtgttttgtttttgggccCAAGAAGGCTGGAAAGTCTGCATTGTTGAATTCTTTTATTGGAAG GTACTTTTCTGATAAGTATACTTCAACCGTTGAAGAGCATTACACAGTGAATGTTGTTGATGAACCTAGG GGGACAAAAAAGACCCTTATATTGAGAGAGATACCTGAAGATGGTGTTGGTAAACTGCTGTCAGATAAAGAATCTTTGGCTGCTTGTGACGTAGCAGTGTTTGttcatgacag TTCTAATGCATTCTCATGGGAGAGAGCAACTGAGTTGCTGGTAGAAGTTGCTAGTCATGGCGAAGATACTGGCTTTGAGGTGCCTTGCCTCATTGTGGCAGCTAAAGATGATCTGGACTCATTTCCCATGGCCATACAAAATTCTActagg GTTAGTCAGGACATGGGAATAGAGGCTCCCATACCTATCAGTTCGAAGTTGGGTGATCTCAATAATATATTCCGTAGGATTGTAAGTGCTGCAGAACACCCTCATTTGAGCATTCCTGAAACAGAAGCTGGGAGAAGCCGCAAGCAATACCACAGACTTATAAACCGCTCACTTATGGTCTTTTCGG TTGGAGCTGCGGTGGCAATTGTTGGACTGGCAGCTTACCGTGTCTATGCAGCAAGGAAGAATTCCAGTTAA
- the LOC132170796 gene encoding peroxisomal adenine nucleotide carrier 1-like: MGVDLESLSEATSGAIGSLLSTTILYPLDTCKTRYQADVGAHGQQKYRNLLDVFQEAISTRQVLSLYQGLGTKNLQSFIAQFVYFYGYSYFKRLYLERSGAKRIGTKANLVLAAAAGACTALVTQPLDTASSRMQTSAFGKSKGLWKTLTEGTWSDAFDGLGTSLLLTSNPAIQYTVFDQLKQRLLKGNGNKAGNSSSPEALSAFSAFLLGAISKSIATFMTYPAIRCKVMIQAADSDDDGTKKGQRKSKKTLPGVVYAIWRSEGVPGFFKGLHAQILKTVLSSALLLMIKEKISATTWVLILAIRRYLLLTRGRLKSA; encoded by the exons ATGGGTGTTGATCTGGAATCTCTATCAGAGGCAACTTCAGGGGCCATAGGATCCCTCTTGAGCACAACCATCTTGTACCCACTTGATACTTGTAAGACCAGGTACCAAGCCGACGTTGGAGCTCATGGCCAGCAAAAATACAG GAACCTCCTGGATGTCTTTCAGGAAGCAATATCTACCCGTCAGGTTCTTTCGTTATACCAAGGCCTAGGTACAAAAAACCTGCAATCCTTCATTGCACAGTTTGTCTACTTTTATGGTTACAGCTACTTCAAAAGACTATATTTGGAAAGGAGTGGTGCCAAAAGAATTGGAACAAAAGCAAACTTAGttcttgctgctgctgctggaGCTTGCACTGCTCTTGTTACACAG CCCCTGGATACAGCTTCCTCTCGGATGCAGACAAGTGCCTTTGGGAAATCCAAAGGGCTCTGGAAGACCCTTACAGAGGGTACTTGGAGTGACGCATTTGATGGCCTTGGCACCTCTCTTCTGCTTACCTCAAACCCTGCAATTCAG TATACAGTATTTGATCAATTGAAACAAAGACTCCTGAAGGGAAATGGGAATAAAGCAGGGAATAGTTCATCCCCAGAAGCCCTTTCTGCCTTCTCGGCGTTTCTGTTAGGTGCAATTTCGAAGAGCATTGCCACATTTATGACATATCCTGCTATCAg GTGTAAGGTCATGATCCAAGCTGCGGACTCAGATGATGATGGAACTAAGAAAGGTCAGCGAAAATCCAAAAAAACATTGCCGGGAGTCGTTTATGCTATATGGAGAAGTGAAGGAGTGCCAGGCTTTTTCAAAGGATTGCATGCTCAGATCTTGAAGACCGTTCTGAGCTCAGCTCTGCTTTTGATGATCAAGGAGAAAATTTCCGCAACTACTTGGGTTCTTATACTTGCAATCAGAAGGTATCTGTTGCTCACAAGGGGCAGATTAAAAAGTGCTTGA